The segment CAGGAAATGCCACCAAGACCTAAAAAACAGTGTGTTGGTGAGGTGAGTACTGGTGTGTTTTAAATTgcattcatttctttttttgacaaACAGGAGTTCTCCTCAGATTGTTTTAGCAAGGTTTAGCTCATTGATTCTAGCCCACAACTGCACTCTCATAAGCATCATTTCCAGCCACTGCGAGCAGCTGTTTCCAgcaaaaagctctgataaacccattGTACGTTATCTGCCCAGCACCCAACAGCATTCAGACAAGGtcagtgactagctggtgaacatagaaCATTTAGCTCAGTTTAAGTGCAATTTAATTCAACATTACACTTAAAATTCAATAGGTGgaaacaactccaaatgaatgttcATCTGTGTCTGCTTGATATTCAGGCTGtttacaggtgcatctcaaaaaaacaaaaaacatgtataCAGTAGTTCTACTTAACCAGACTAAGAGATTAAAGGCAGGTTGAAATTTCTGTATCATAATGTCCGTATTCTaaaattctaatattttgaaatactagatttttgatttccatgagctgtaagccataatcatcaagattaaaacaaaacaaaggcttTGAATATTTAACTTCATTACACATGAAGTGAAATATCtcatgtgtaatgaatctagaatatatgaccgttttagttttaaaattcATTTTCCATGATTTTAAAATCATACATACATTATGATGTTTCTTATTATTTTGAGTTCCTCTTCTTCAAAGTAAACTTCTGGACCaacatttgtagtttttaatatttgtacACAAATAAACTAGAAACTAAATGTACATTTGTATGTGACGATGTGTGCCAGCCTGTATGGTAAGAAGGAAATAACAAGACATCTGTTTAGTGACAGCTCTAGAAACATTCtcttaaaaatctaaatttataAACATCACTTCCTCTTGGTTGAAGATGAAAGTTGACCATGATTAAAAGAACCATACCACCATCTAGTGGTATTTCTGGGTAAGATATATTTCACAAAAAGTGGTATAGTTGTTTGATTGCATCATATAAACTGTATATCGTGAGTGTGGTCCAGCCGATTAATTTCAAGTCAACTGCTGTGACTATACTGATACCACTTTGAAATGTTTGTTGTAAGCTCTGTTATTTCTGATGATTACCGAGGCACTcctaaaacaaatacattctAATCATAGACTaataacagtattttatttgcaATTTTGTTTATATTCAACCAAGGTATCTGCCTTACTGTAGAGACAGAGGAGCTCCATTAATCCACATCCAGGTCCCCTCCTTGATACGATCAGTCAAACCAATCCAAGCCATAATTTCTTCCTTGGTGAAGTTAGAGAGGAACTTCTGTTcaataaacacaacagaaaGTCACAGCATTTATATGTTagtttaaataatattatattagaATATACTGTATTCAAGATTAAATGTAGACATCATGAACTGAACTTTACTGATTCATTAAAGTACAATGATTTTCCTCTGGTGCCACCCGCGTTCTGGGATATATCTCAACACTGCATAGATTGGCAcaatatttggtacagatatctATGGTGCCCAGATAGTGTATGCTgttgactttggtgatcctctgacatTTCCtgtcaccatgaggttgactTTTAATTAGGCTATATACTGATATCTGATATCTCAACAACTAGATCAcagatgaattgtaataactttgataACGACTTTTTATCTATCTTCAGGTCAAAAAATTGTTTGttcaatattttgatttattaccAAATACCTggaaaactaatgacattcccatcagcctcggttttactttgtgttcagtgctaattagcaaatgttatcatgctaacatgttaaacCAACACAGTGAACATGGTGAAGATTATAGATGCTAAACAGCAACATGCCAGTATTATTATCATAAGCgtattagcatgctgatgttaggaAGTTATGAACACTCATTTGtgtaaaatatttcagaaaCACTGCACCTGTTCTTCAGAGCTGTTTATGACCACCAGATCTGCTCCTCTGGTTTTACAGTCCTCTCTACCCTTTTCCCAGGAACCAGACTCATTAGAGAGGAAATAACAGGCGCAACTGAACATCCTCCATCCAACAGGACAAGATGGTTCTGTAAGAAACGATGAAACTTAAAAAAATCAGACAATAGTTAAGTGCCAAAGATACAGTCTGGATGTAAAAAATCATGTacaagtgaaacaaaaaaaattagcATATTGTTTCACCTGTATACATTTCCAGCATGAAGGTGGCTTCCAATTTATACATTCACATAGTTATTATTCATCATGGCTTAATGGTGCTGCAAATACAGCAAATGTAATTAGAAAATGAAGATgaatctctttctgtctctcctaaCAGTCGCTTTCTCACTTTGTTTCTCTCACACATAGTGGGAGGGGGAGGGGCAAGACCCTCCATACAGTCTTTGCTTGCCTGCTTGGTTCCTGCGGCACAACCTCCTGCGCACCTGTGACTCATCCACTAATCGAGACTCTGCAGTGTATCTACCCTAGCTTTTCACTCCAGTCTTTGCCAGGTTGTTCAGTTTGCAAATGTGGTGCTATTGCTATGGACAGGTCTGTCATtcttagtgtttttgttgtttgtttttttaaatctaactTTGCTCCTTCCTGTGTTCACGTTCTACACTCACCTGTGATCTCGCTCTGCCTGCCATGCATCTCTCTGGTCTTCAATTTTGCTCATCTCACTTCCAATTCATTGGGTTACTCCTAAAGTTCAAAGTAAACTAAATTGATTTCTCTGTTCTTAACACTACCTTCCTGCAACCAGATCATGACTGACGGGATGTCCGTTCTCATGCAATGTTATTTTAACTTTCAAGATAcgttaaaataatttgttgcaTTTGGACAGAACAGATAGATGAAGATTGGTACAAAAATTGTGTTAAAGACTGGAACAAAACTATACTGTCTGTAAATTAGATGCAAGTAAGACTAAGGtctttagttttttagtttcaCTGTGTTACACTGGTGGTAACAGCAGAAAGTGCTGCACCAATGTATCATTAATTATATCTGTACTTTACCTGCagtcaaaatgtttgctgtCACTAGGATCTATCATGTTTCACAGATTTTGCAAAATACTTGTTAATTATAGATACATATAACAGAACTGAGATTACACATTGCCATGCATATTGTCTGCAGTTGCCACACTTCCTCATGCTGTTCAGCTCTTCAGTTATTTCAATGAACGATAGCGGACACACTTTGGCCAGCAGTCCATAGTCATGCATTGTtatcatacatttatttttgatttataaaatgttttacctACTTAGCTAATTCAAAAGATCATCTCACAGTGCAGGGTTTTGTACTATTTGAATTTCTGAGTAAATGTTTGAAGATACACACCAAGTAAATCTAAATACCACATGCATGGACTCACTCTGAAGCTTGTTCAAGTCTCTAGTCATTTCAACAAGGCTGATGTTCAGCAGATCTCTCTCTTGAGTCAGACTAGATGACATGTTGACGCTGGCCTGGAGACGCTCAGTCAGGTTGGCTTTGATGGCTGAGAGATCTGCAGCTAAATGTCATAAAATAGACCAAGAGACATTTTTTTAAGTTCAGTAAAAGATCTCAGAATCAGGTACCAAATAATTAGAAACAGCATCCTAAGAGGTTCATGCGTGGTAGACTAGAAGGTGGTTTGGTagaaatctgttttttgttttggattattttaaaatgactaaagTGCCTGTTTGAATTTACTACTACATCACTGCGAATCTCCTACtctatatttgtatttgttttattaacaatAACAATTGTATTCTTAACTGGACTTTTCTATGTTACTACCtcattatacagtacatgtagtATTTCATACCTGCTGCCGTGGTTGTAAATGGGAATTTGTTCTTAACTAActtgcctggttaaataaaCAATAGAATAAATTCAGATATCGTATGCCTTGTCTTTAAAGTAATGCCACTTTTTTAATGCAGTGACAATGTAAATACATGTAGATGGGAATAATGTATTGCCTTGTTGTCAATACAAACTTTAAATACAGAAGAGACATTTCCTTAACACAAAATACCTTTTGCACCCAGGCCACACAGAAACAGTTACTATATTTACataagtcaaaatgtttctgaattcTGCCCAATGACACAGTACATTTTTTTAAGTAGGACCTTATGTTTTCCCAGAAAATACGctaatattatataaatgttgACAACCGGCAGCACTTACCAAACATTGTTGAAATATGGCACCAGAAGGAAAGCTTGCTTGGTGCTGGTGTTTATTTAAAGCTCTACTTACACAGATTTGCTGCATGACAATAAATTTTTACCTTCTTGGTTAAATAATATATtcacaaaatatgaaaatgttgtgttttgtatctGTTGAACCTTTGTGAAAAGCGGCTTTGagtttcaaacaaacacacaggaaaatTACTAACTGATTTTATATTACATGATGAAATtggaaaatgttgaatattgtaaaactttgtcagtgttgagctaccagtaaaaattattagaaaacattcaaattttgtCAACTTAGTTTAGGCccattattaacacatttaattttgaGTGGCACCGTATAtatatgttttgaatgtgttgaaactttttataaatgtaattgtaaaaaggtcctttttttaaacaaacaaacaaacaaaattaggAAAAGCCAGAAAAGAAGCCCAAAACCAACTAAGAATACATGAAGGAGAAAATAAGAGCATAAAGACAGGACggcaaaataaaatagacatcTTAATAAAACATGAGCAGAATAATGGTCCTAAAATTGTTACTCTGGTTACTGAAAGTGGTTCAAACTCACAGTGGACAGCGAGGCCGATGAGCCCAGCCAGCTGGAAAACATTCAGCAGTCCCAGACAGAGAACAACAGCTCCATGAAATCTTCTCTCTGAGCTACTGGGACCTGAACACGGAGAAGACCAGTGAATACAGTCAATGATACAAGAGATGATGATATAAATCTGTGCAAGCTCAGTCTTTCACCCTCTCTGTCTGACTGGACATTCTTACCTTTCCGATATGGTGAAGGTCTTGGGGCAACAGGTTTGTCATGTTCAACATTGGCGTAGATTTCGTCCATCGCTCATAAGGTGGCCAACAGTTTCCTAAAGGGTCCGCTCTGCAGTGCAGACTGCAGCACATGAAAATGATGTCAGTCTTTCTGGTTTCAGTTTCTCAATGCTTTACTTTTTCAGGAAGTCACAAGTTTCAGAGCTGTTAAAAGTAACTTGTATGACAAACTCCCGCTACTcccttaaagcaacattattatCACACACAAACCCCAAATACAAGGCTCACCttagaaaataaacacaacttaaGTAATAATTCTAATGCCATGTAGATGCTATCAGTATTGAGTACATGCCCTTACAAGGTCTTACAGACATGAATTATAACAGCACATTGATGATTTAGGAGTTAAGGGCTGGAACAGCTTCTGGGTAGGTGCTGTTGCAGAACCTGGCTGCACTGGTTCTAAtgcttttcagttttttaaaagaAGGGATAAAGTTAAAAGATGGTTAGCAGGGTGAGAGAAGTCATGAAGGATATTGAGTGTCTTTTCCCATAGTCTAATGGTGTAGATTTCAGCAGGAGAAGGTCTGACAATTCTGTTTCTTTCATGAACATGCTTTAGAAACACTGTATAACAGCTTTAAGCaatttcagtctgaaaaaaaacactgaatagattttcaaaatgtgaGTGCTGTTCCCTCTACACTTTTATTCCCAGAACAGCGTTCCTGTGTGCCCCTCATTCCCACCACGGCTTGTAACCAAGGGGGTGTGGGACTACAGCACCTTTTCTTCTGACAGACAACAGTCAAAATTTGGAAGGCAACAAGAGGACAGCCTACATGTGGTATAAACATAATGTAAGTTGTTGTTGGTATTTCAGAACAAATAGCCAGTTTCTGGCTAAGTGGCAGATATGGCCAGCGGTTGTCCACTTATGGGAAGGATGGTGGCTCAATCCTCAGCCCAGTCTGCATGATGTATCCTTGGAAAAGATATTGAACCCTAAATTGCtcttgtgtgtttctgcctcTGAATTCATTTAGAaggtgatgtagtgtaaaagcactttgagtggtcagaaaggcactatacaagtacaaaCCACTTGCTTTTGTGATGAGGACAGTGTCATGCTGTGGCATATCTGGTTTGAGTTAGTATTTCCTGAGAGAGGGTAAAAACGCCTCTGCTGAAGTGTTCTGTCAGATGAATGTGTCACTATGTGTCACTTGATATGTTTAAAACACAATGAGTATAGTTTGATATCTAGTTAGGCAAAATCTTAATTATGATGTTTGACTGACTGTCATGAAGTTTACAGAACAAATAACGCAACCAAATAACGCACCATAatgtactgtgtgtgctgcctgatttattttaatgtgctaTCACCGTTTAGCTTTCAAACTAAACCTTTAAACCAGACTGATGCCATAAGAAATGGTCTCAATCTATCCAAAAATCTTTAGATGAAGCActaattaaatgttatttttgatcctgtctgtctctctcttgttgTTGATTGGAACATCAGCAAGTTGGTGAGTTTATATGACAAGAAAGAAATGGGAAAAATTTCTTCCAAAATTGGCCTTTTGTACTCTTTTACCACGAGGGCAATCATCTTATGTAAATACAAGTCAGTCATAGTCATTAAAGATCGTGAGAACCAACTAAGCAGAACAGGAGATACTGTATACTCTGCCTGGCAGAGTCTTTATTCTTGAATTTCAACTTGTTGGCAAATCAGAGGTGTAGCAAATTCAAAATGCTTCGACATTGCAAACATGATCAAAACACTcaaattgatttattgattctgGAATCTGCTTCTATGGAGTCTGCACTAAATGTAAAAGCCAACCCCACCTTGACTCAATCTACTTTAACGTCTTCTGTCATCACAAGAGAATTTTCATAAAATGTGCCAAATCATATGAGCAACTACAAGgaactttaattttgtgttgaTCCTGACGCCCCTGAAGACAAAAGCCGCAGTGTCTGGTAAAGgggcccctggtggctgttccgccagtgtatgaatcttagtttctgtttgagcacttaggctcagtgtgtgaattaAACCAGacatgcagatgtagtgtaaaagcgctttgagtggtcgaaaagactagaaaggcgctatacaagtacggagcatttacatttaaaaatcatgAATATCAAAAATCTGGTCCAACCATCAGAAAAATGAGACAGAAAACAATATGGTTGTATGTTGTAAGTTTATTAGAAcagtatttgttaaaaactaCACTGGCGGCTTATGAGCTACAACAGTgatggtgatggggcagtggataagacggatgcctttggtgtgagagaccagagttcaaatccactgtgagattcctgtgtccctgagcaagacatttaacccctagtaGCTCCAGAGGCacgtgacctctgacatatatagcaattgtaagttgttttggataaaagggtcagctaaattaataaatgtaatgtaacaggCTGTATGCAGTAAACATTAGTTAACTCACTAATCAGCCATaatattatgaaataaataagctggcttatttttattttttttacagacaaaagaTTTTTGGTTTAATATTACTGTAGTCCTGAAATGTTACACACTTGTGCAGAGGAATTTTGCTTCTTCAATCCATCCTCCATCCTGAATGACAAGTTGGTTCTGTAAGAAACAATGAAACTTGAGTTAAGTGCCAAAGATAAAACTTCAGCATGAAGGTGGTTTCCAATTTATACATGCACATAATTATTTAACATCATGGCTTAATGGTGCTGCAAGTACAGCAAATATAATAAGAAAACATGGGTGAGTCTGTCATTTCTCCTTGACTTGTTTCTCCCACACATAGTGGGAAGGAGAGGGGCAAGATGGTTGAGGGCAAATTAAGGTAGGAAACTAGCATTACATAACAGGGTGTCATCATGGCACATTTGAGACAAATGTGATGTGTTGACAAAGTTCATGCACAAACCAGCAGGTACTGTTGATAACGTTACCTGTCATGgtccagggccctgtttcagaaagcaggcttaacaaactctgagtttatccctgagctctgggttgattcagcctgaggtgggaaactctgaATTGTTGGtttcagaacagctgatcagaataagttcaatcaactctgagtatgttgagcctgatggaagccCATGCgtggggataaaaaaaaaaaaaaaagccatcatcaatggatctccgatactacgattcaccatggcaacgggtaaataaagacagagcttccattttaatcgggtggagctagaaatataaATACGTACCAACGCggaccatgattggctctaaaacgcaggTGTGGAAGAAGGATCAATGCGTTAACATTATCACAGAGTCACAGCGTTATAGCCTACCTAAAGACGGACATTGATTTTATTCTgcgctgaggataaatccacaatGTGCAGAGATCTGTCCTTACATCGacgacagattgatcataaagaGGTCATGTTCAAGCTCATGTTTGGAtgaaaaactaatagcctatctaaCTGGGATTTtgaagtttttaaagatgtaaatgcgttCAGATGTGCGCTTTGATATcgaatgaatgaggaaatgaaactgtTTGTCAGACAGCCGCCTCTGCGGGAGAGGAGGAGTTAGAGAGAAACTCACGGTTTTCCAACTTATCCGGCATCAGTTGCcagagttactgatctagggattatctgatctcgctctctgaaacggaaaactcagagtttctctcatctcaggctcaacatactcagaattttcactaatcacgctttctgaaacggggccctgATCTGGTCCCACTCCTGCCAGCAGTAGCAGCacatcttctgtttgttttaatattaggCCATGTTTTGATACCACTCCTCAACCCTCAAACTTTACACTAGTCACTCATCCACATTTACACCACTCATGCTACTGACTGACACTATCTACATTGGtaattattagttttattgttAAGTTACAATAATAAATACCCTATGTTTACTTTTGGCAATCCTCCGTGTCGGCTTGCGACACGCTCAACACTCTGTTCTGTGGATCTGTCATGTTTCATGTATGTGGCAAAATTCCAGTTAATTATAGATACATTTAGCAGAAGTGAGATTACACATTGCCATGCACATTGTCTGCAGTACCAACTCTTACTCAGCCTGTTCACTTCTTCAGTTATTCCAAGGAGACTGGTGTTCAGTAGGTCTCTCTCTTCAGTCAGGGAAGACGAGATGTTATAGCTGGCCTGGAGACGCTCAGTCAGGTTGCTGTTGATTGCTGAGAGATCTGCAGctaaatgttgtaaaataaacGGAGAAACCTTTTAAAGTTTATTAAACAATCTCAGAATCAGATGCCAAATAATTGTAAACAGCGTCATGCGTGGCAGATAAAAAGGTGGTTtggaagaaatgtgttttttgtttctgattaattttaaaatgacttaagGGCCTGTTTGAATTTACTGCAACATTACTGTGAATCTCCtactctgtatttgtttttgtttaagtaaCAATAACAACTGTTCTTAACTGGACTAACATCCCCATTATAGAAGGTTTGCGTTAatgtcacttccccttctgagtggcaaaacatctgttaccatggctgcgtttagcaaactgggagtaaaacaagtgatcatttgtttttcataattcTTGTATCCCGCCCTTTTAATGTAGAGGTGATGTAAATACATGTAGAAGAAGGAAAGCTTGCTTGGTGTTGGTGTTTATTCAGAACTCTACTTGCATAGCGTTGCTGTTTTGCttcttgaaaataaatatttaccttcctggtaaaattatatattagGGTGCAACTCAATGTAATGGCCAATTTTTTTTAGCAACATTTTCCAGGACCCACCCCCTCATTCGGTTCCCTTTATGATGCATAGTAACTGTGAGAAGTTTCATtcagatatattaatatttactggtagctcaatgggctcattgtttttatatttactttcattgcgataaaatgttatttaattcaaaatttctCTATCAAAGTAAATTAATCCTTGAGTAAGTATTGTTATAATAACAGTTTTTTCATATTctgatttgtgttattatttggtttaaGCACTATTGCACTTCATAGAAATCTGCAGCTACTCTGTGAGCTGGAGAGCTAGCCTACAACAAAAAGGTTTTTTAAGCTGCAATACAGTCATTCTCTGGACACTTATGAATActtaagtgtttattattaacttatGAAGCTGTGTCTTCTTTTTGGGGAGTTTTACATTATTCTAACTAACTGATTTTATATTACATGATGAAATtggaaaatgttgaatattgtaaaactttgtcagtgttgagctaccagtaaaaattattagaaaacattcaaattttgtCAACTAGTTTAGGCccattattaacacatttaattttgaGTGGcactatatctctctctctatctctctctctatctctctctctatatctatctatctctatatctatctctatatctatctctatatctatctctatatctatctctatatctatctctatatctatctctatatctatctctatatctatctctatatctatctctatatctatctctatatctatctctatatgttttgaatgtgttgaaactttttataaatgtaattgtaaaaAGGTCCTTTtagtttcaaacaaacaaacagacaagaaAATTAGGAAATGCCAGAAAAGAAGCCCAAAACCAACTAATGAATAAACATGAAGGAGAAAATAAGAGCATAAAGACAGGACggcaaaataaaatagacatcttaataaaacatgaacagaaTAATGGTCCTAAAATTGTTACTCTGGTTACTGAAAGTGATTCAAACTCACAGTGGACAGCGAGGCCGATGAGCCCAGCCAGCTGCATAACACTCAGCAGCCCCAGACAGAGAACAACAGCTCCATGAAATCTTCTCTCTGAGCTACTGGGACCTGAACACGGAGAAGACCAGTGAATACAGTCAATGACACAAGAGATGATGATATAAATCTGTGCAAGCTCAGTCTTTCACCCTCTGTCTGACTGGACATTCTTACCTCTCTGATTTGGTGAAGGTCTTGGGGCAANNNNNNNNNNNNNNNNNNNNNNNNNNNNNNNNNNNNNNNNNNNNNNNNNNNNNNNNNNNNNNNNNNNNNNNNNNNNNNNNNNNNNNNNNNNNNNNNNNNNTTAatgtcacttccccttctgagtggcaaaacatctgttaccatggctgcgtttagcaaactgggagtaaaacaagtgatcatttgtttttcataattcTTGTATCCCGCCCTTTTAATGTAGAGGTGATGTAAATACATGTAGAAGAAGGAAAGCTTGCTTGGTGTTGGTGTTTATTCAGAACTCTACTTGCATAGCGTTGCTGTTTTGCttcttgaaaataaatatttaccttcctggtaaaattatatattagGGTGCAACTCAATGTAATGGCCAATTTTTTTTAGCAACATTTTCCAGGACCCACCCCCTCATTCGGTTCCCTTTATGATGCATAGTAACTGTGAGAAGTTTCATtcagatatattaatatttactggtagctcaatgggctcattgtttttatatttactttcattgcgataaaatgttatttaattcaaaatttctCTATCAAAGTAAATTAATCCTTGAGTAAGTATTGTTATAATAACAGTTTTTTCATATTctgatttgtgttattatttggtttaaGCACTATTGCACTTCATAGAAATCTGCAGCTACTCTGTGAGCTGGAGAGCTAGCCTACAACAAAAAGGTTTTTTAAGCTGCAATACAGTCATTCTCTGGACACTTATGAATActtaagtgtttattattaacttatGAAGCTGTGTCTTCTTTTTGGGGAGTTTTACATTATTCTAACTAACTGATTTTATATTACATGATGAAATtggaaaatgttgaatattgtaaaactttgtcagtgttgagctaccagtaaaaattattagaaaacattcaaattttgtCAACTAGTTTAGGCccattattaacacatttaattttgaGTGGcactatatctatatctatatctatatctatatgttttgaatgtgttgaaactttttataaatgtaattgtaaaaAGGTCCTTTtagtttcaaacaaacaaacagacaagaaAATTAGGAAATGCCAGAAAAGAAGCCCAAAACCAACTAATGAATAAACATGAAGGAGAAAATAAGAGCATAAAGACAGGACggcaaaataaaatagacatcttaataaaacatgaacagaaTAATGGTCCTAAAATTGTTACTCTGGTTACTGAAAGTGATTCAAACTCACAGTGGACAGCGAGGCCGATGAGCCCAGCCAGCTGCATAACACTCAGCAGCCCCAGACAGAGAACAACAGCTCCATGAAATCTTCTCTCTGAGCTACTGGGACCTGAACACGGAGAAGACCAGTGAATACAGTCAATGATACAAGAGATGATGATATAAATCTGTGCAAGCTCAGTCTTTCACCCTCTGTCTGACTGGACATTCTTACCTCTCTGATTTGGTGAAGGTCTTGGGGCAACAGGTTTGTCATGTTCAACATTGGCGTAGATTTCGTCCATCGCTCATAAGGTGGCCAACAGTTTCCTAAAGGGTCCGCTCTGCAGTGCAGACTGCAGCACATGAAAATGATCTGGTTTCAATTTCTCAATGCTTTACCTTTTCAGGAAGTCACAAGTTTCAGAGCTGTTAAAAGTAACTTGTATGACAAACTCCCGCTACTcccttaaagcaacattattatCACACACAAATCCCAAATACAAGGCTCACCttagaaaataaacacaacttaaGTAATAATTCTAATGCCATGTAGATGCTATCAGTATTGAGTACATGCCCTTACAAGGTCTTACAGACATGAATTATAACAGCACATTGATGATTTAGGAGTTAAGGGCTGGAACAGCTTCTGGGAAGGTGCTGTTGCAGAACCTGGCTGCACTGGTTCTAAtgcttttcagttttttaaaagGGATAAAGTTAAAAGATGGTTAGCAGGGTGAGAGAAGTCATGGAGAATAGTGTCTGTAGTCTAATGGTGTAGATTCAGCAGGGGAGGGTCTATGATTTGTGACGTGGTGCCACTTTGTCCAGCAGTTTCATGTCTCATGCTGAGGTGTTTCCATACCATAC is part of the Micropterus dolomieu isolate WLL.071019.BEF.003 ecotype Adirondacks linkage group LG07, ASM2129224v1, whole genome shotgun sequence genome and harbors:
- the LOC123973812 gene encoding CD209 antigen-like protein E isoform X2, yielding MDEIYANVEHDKPVAPRPSPYRKGPSSSERRFHGAVVLCLGLLNVFQLAGLIGLAVHSADLSAIKANLTERLQASVNMSSSLTQERDLLNISLVEMTRDLNKLQKPSCPVGWRMFSCACYFLSNESGSWEKGREDCKTRGADLVVINSSEEQKFLSNFTKEEIMAWIGLTDRIKEGTWMWINGAPLSLQPFQYWRSGQPDNNGGHRSLGEEDCAHIIYGGEENNWNDLSCETDMRWICEKMV
- the LOC123973812 gene encoding CD209 antigen-like protein E isoform X1, coding for MDEIYANVEHDKPVAPRPSPYRKGPSSSERRFHGAVVLCLGLLNVFQLAGLIGLAVHSADLSAIKANLTERLQASVNMSSSLTQERDLLNISLVEMTRDLNKLQISSFLTEPSCPVGWRMFSCACYFLSNESGSWEKGREDCKTRGADLVVINSSEEQKFLSNFTKEEIMAWIGLTDRIKEGTWMWINGAPLSLQPFQYWRSGQPDNNGGHRSLGEEDCAHIIYGGEENNWNDLSCETDMRWICEKMV